In one Gammaproteobacteria bacterium genomic region, the following are encoded:
- a CDS encoding lysine 2,3-aminomutase: FVLRFIQGRNPDWVQRPFFAKYDEEATWLNHLRPAFGEEKFFFEDEFQAMNDRAALAGA, translated from the coding sequence TTCGTGCTGCGCTTTATCCAGGGCCGCAACCCCGACTGGGTGCAGCGCCCCTTCTTCGCCAAATACGACGAAGAGGCCACCTGGCTCAACCACCTGCGGCCCGCCTTCGGGGAGGAGAAATTCTTCTTCGAGGACGAGTTCCAGGCCATGAACGACCGCGCCGCTCTGGCCGGCGCCTGA